Proteins encoded together in one Lathyrus oleraceus cultivar Zhongwan6 chromosome 5, CAAS_Psat_ZW6_1.0, whole genome shotgun sequence window:
- the LOC127083084 gene encoding cyclin-dependent kinase G-2 isoform X3, translating to MTTGRHGGYHDHKFRHSESDFGISRSGFTTNNFNEEYDGIRNNGKGRRRDSRDRVITREREISNGSYRSSSSRSDSSSSGGLSGRLGPRRCDFPVKTMDREPGELSSESGSDEGVEAESLVKRHKAVMGKEFDYDVESESLFKHREVAMGKENGTQSPLQRKRKFSPIVWDQDDHKLTNLSKLKVVTTVTAVSPPPPFPRAVNESPHVPYNGVEVLPPENPVLSTAMDPSMVSESVQDAESESPIGLNSLLSEQRLVNGNTEQPEVEDYVSTRNISSSRWASGDGSSDDEGEIIDEKEILKKRRLSLEAGMKIRNKMLRPEESKIEGFERSRGKSSESEERGSTGRYSGEDDYPGIEAGKDNYMEIDSGVCKSDASGSHTNTDSEREDNYRESMESLSPPQRVVNMLQGCRSVDEFERLNKIDEGTYGVVYRAKDKKTGEIVALKKVKMEKEKEGFPLTSLREINILLSFHHPFIVDVKEVVVGSSLDSIFMVMEYMEHDLKGLMVAMKQPFSQSEVKCLMLQLLEGVKYLHDNWVLHRDLKTSNLLLNNRGELKICDFGLARQYGSPLKPYTSLVVTLWYRAPELLLGTKQYSTAIDMWSLGCIMAELLSKEPLFNGRTEFDQLNKIFRILGTPNETIWPGFSKLPLVKANYVKHQLQLCVVGYLASPVTHFYTNFLLCINHRNVPFRYSLLRKKFPATSFTGSPVLSDSGFDLLNKLLTYDPEKRITAEDALNHEWFREVPLPKSKEFMPTFPAQHDKERRMRRIMKSPHPLEKHRKDLQLGESGTVRVKWKSAFCPFC from the exons ATGACGACAGGTAGACACGGAGGTTATCACGATCACAAATTCAGGCACAGTGAGTCGGATTTTGGCATTTCAAGGAGTGGTTTTACTACTAATAATTTTAATGAGGAGTATGATGGGATTAGAAATAATGGTAAGGGTCGGAGGAGGGATTCGAGAGATAGAGTTATTACAAGGGAGAGAGAAATTTCAAATGGTAGTTACCGGTCATCTTCGAGTAGGAGTGACTCTAGCAGTAGTGGCGGCCTTAGTGGCAGGCTTGGTCCTAGAAGATGTGATTTTCCTGTAAAGACTATGGATAGAGAGCCAGGCGAGCTTTCTAGTGAGAGTGGATCTGATGAGGGCGTTGAAGCAGAGTCACTGGTAAAACGCCATAAGGCTGTGATGGGTAAAGAGTTTGATTATGATGTTGAATCAGAATCACTCTTCAAACACCGCGAGGTTGCAATGGGCAAAGAAAATGGGACTCAATCTCCATTACAAAGGAAAAGGAAATTTTCACCAATAGTATGGGATCAAGATGACCACAAATTGACTAATTTATCCAAGCTTAAGGTTGTCACAACAGTGACTGCTGTTTCTCCACCACCTCCATTTCCAAGAGCAGTCAACGAGTCGCCTCATGTTCCTTACAATGGAGTTGAAGTTCTTCCTCCTGAGAATCCTGTGTTGTCGACTGCAATGGATCCTTCTATGGTGTCTGAGTCAGTTCAAGATGCTGAATCTGAGTCTCCTATAGGTTTGAATTCACTGTTGTCAGAGCAGAGGTTGGTTAATGGGAACACTGAGCAACCAGAAGTTGAAGATTACGTGTCAACTCGCAATATATCATCTTCAAGATGGGCATCTGGAGATGGCTCTTCGGATGATGAAGGTGAAATCATTGATGAGAAGGAAATCCTTAAAAAGAGGAGGCTATCTCTTGAGGCGGGTATGAAAATACGAAACAAGATGTTGAGACCAGAGGAATCTAAAATTGAAGGTTTTGAAAGGTCTAGAGGAAAATCATCTGAATCCGAAGAAAGAGGTAGCACTGGGAGATATTCCGGTGAAGATGATTATCCTGGTATTGAGGCAGGGAAGGACAACTACATGGAGATTGACAGCGGAGTTTGCAAAAGTGACGCAAGTGGTAGTCACACAAATACTGATTCTGAACGTGAAGACAATTACAGGGAAAGTATGGAATCTCTGTCTCCACCCCAGAGAGTTGTCAACATGCTTCAGGGGTGTAGAAGTGTTGATGAGTTTGAGAGACTGAACAAGATTGATGAAGGAACATATGGTGTTGTATATAGGGCCAAAGACAAGAAGACCGGTGAAATAGTGGCACTGAAAAAGGTTAAGATGGAAAAGGAAAAAGAAGGCTTTCCACTGACTTCTCTGAGGGAAATAAACATACTTCTTTCCTTTCACCATCCATTCATAGTTGACGTTAAGGAAGTAGTGGTAGGTAGTAGCCTTGATAGTATTTTTATGGTTATGGAATACATGGAACACGATCTTAAAGGACTAATGGTGGCAATGAAGCAGCCATTTAGCCAGAGTGAAGTAAAATGCTTAATGCTCCAGCTGTTAGAAGGTGTGAAGTATCTTCATGACAACTGGGTGCTTCACAGGGACTTGAAGACCTCAAACCTGCTTCTGAATAATAGGGGCGAGTTAAAAATTTGTGATTTTGGATTAGCTCGTCAGTATGGGAGTCCATTGAAACCTTATACATCATTGGTGGTTACTCTTTGGTACAG GGCTCCTGAACTTCTTTTGGGGACAAAGCAGTATTCAACAGCTATTGACATGTGGTCCCTGGGTTGTATAATGGCTGAGCTTTTGTCCAAGGAACCATTGTTTAATGGGAGGACTGAATTTGATCAACTTAACAAG ATTTTCAGAATTCTTGGCACCCCAAATGAAACAATTTGGCCTGGGTTCTCAAAATTACCTCTAGTCAAGGCCAATTATGTCAAACATCA GCTTCAACTCTGTGTGGTTGGCTATCTGGCCTCCCCGGTGACTCACTTTTACACGAATTTCCTATTGTGTATTAACCACAGGAATGTTCCTTTCAGGTATAGTCTCCTGCGCAAAAAGTTTCCCGCAACATCATTCACTGGATCCCCAGTTCTTTCTGACTCTGGATTTGATTTGTTGAACAAGCTTCTCACTTATGACCCTGAAAAG AGGATCACCGCTGAAGATGCTCTCAACCATGAATGGTTTCGTGAAGTTCCCCTCCCCAAGTCTAAAGAATTCATGCCTACATTTCCTGCTCAACATGATAAAGAAAG GAGAATGCGAAGAATAATGAAGAGTCCACATCCGTTAGAGAAGCACCGGAAGGATTTGCAGCTGGGCGAATCAGGAACTG TTCGTGTGAAGTGGAAGAGTGCGTTCTGTCCATTTTGTTGA
- the LOC127083084 gene encoding cyclin-dependent kinase G-2 isoform X6, with amino-acid sequence MDREPGELSSESGSDEGVEAESLVKRHKAVMGKEFDYDVESESLFKHREVAMGKENGTQSPLQRKRKFSPIVWDQDDHKLTNLSKLKVVTTVTAVSPPPPFPRAVNESPHVPYNGVEVLPPENPVLSTAMDPSMVSESVQDAESESPIGLNSLLSEQRLVNGNTEQPEVEDYVSTRNISSSRWASGDGSSDDEGEIIDEKEILKKRRLSLEAGMKIRNKMLRPEESKIEGFERSRGKSSESEERGSTGRYSGEDDYPGIEAGKDNYMEIDSGVCKSDASGSHTNTDSEREDNYRESMESLSPPQRVVNMLQGCRSVDEFERLNKIDEGTYGVVYRAKDKKTGEIVALKKVKMEKEKEGFPLTSLREINILLSFHHPFIVDVKEVVVGSSLDSIFMVMEYMEHDLKGLMVAMKQPFSQSEVKCLMLQLLEGVKYLHDNWVLHRDLKTSNLLLNNRGELKICDFGLARQYGSPLKPYTSLVVTLWYRAPELLLGTKQYSTAIDMWSLGCIMAELLSKEPLFNGRTEFDQLNKIFRILGTPNETIWPGFSKLPLVKANYVKHQLQLCVVGYLASPVTHFYTNFLLCINHRNVPFRYSLLRKKFPATSFTGSPVLSDSGFDLLNKLLTYDPEKRITAEDALNHEWFREVPLPKSKEFMPTFPAQHDKERRMRRIMKSPHPLEKHRKDLQLGESGTESSCEVEECVLSILLKKMTLTFHIKVSKLAG; translated from the exons ATGGATAGAGAGCCAGGCGAGCTTTCTAGTGAGAGTGGATCTGATGAGGGCGTTGAAGCAGAGTCACTGGTAAAACGCCATAAGGCTGTGATGGGTAAAGAGTTTGATTATGATGTTGAATCAGAATCACTCTTCAAACACCGCGAGGTTGCAATGGGCAAAGAAAATGGGACTCAATCTCCATTACAAAGGAAAAGGAAATTTTCACCAATAGTATGGGATCAAGATGACCACAAATTGACTAATTTATCCAAGCTTAAGGTTGTCACAACAGTGACTGCTGTTTCTCCACCACCTCCATTTCCAAGAGCAGTCAACGAGTCGCCTCATGTTCCTTACAATGGAGTTGAAGTTCTTCCTCCTGAGAATCCTGTGTTGTCGACTGCAATGGATCCTTCTATGGTGTCTGAGTCAGTTCAAGATGCTGAATCTGAGTCTCCTATAGGTTTGAATTCACTGTTGTCAGAGCAGAGGTTGGTTAATGGGAACACTGAGCAACCAGAAGTTGAAGATTACGTGTCAACTCGCAATATATCATCTTCAAGATGGGCATCTGGAGATGGCTCTTCGGATGATGAAGGTGAAATCATTGATGAGAAGGAAATCCTTAAAAAGAGGAGGCTATCTCTTGAGGCGGGTATGAAAATACGAAACAAGATGTTGAGACCAGAGGAATCTAAAATTGAAGGTTTTGAAAGGTCTAGAGGAAAATCATCTGAATCCGAAGAAAGAGGTAGCACTGGGAGATATTCCGGTGAAGATGATTATCCTGGTATTGAGGCAGGGAAGGACAACTACATGGAGATTGACAGCGGAGTTTGCAAAAGTGACGCAAGTGGTAGTCACACAAATACTGATTCTGAACGTGAAGACAATTACAGGGAAAGTATGGAATCTCTGTCTCCACCCCAGAGAGTTGTCAACATGCTTCAGGGGTGTAGAAGTGTTGATGAGTTTGAGAGACTGAACAAGATTGATGAAGGAACATATGGTGTTGTATATAGGGCCAAAGACAAGAAGACCGGTGAAATAGTGGCACTGAAAAAGGTTAAGATGGAAAAGGAAAAAGAAGGCTTTCCACTGACTTCTCTGAGGGAAATAAACATACTTCTTTCCTTTCACCATCCATTCATAGTTGACGTTAAGGAAGTAGTGGTAGGTAGTAGCCTTGATAGTATTTTTATGGTTATGGAATACATGGAACACGATCTTAAAGGACTAATGGTGGCAATGAAGCAGCCATTTAGCCAGAGTGAAGTAAAATGCTTAATGCTCCAGCTGTTAGAAGGTGTGAAGTATCTTCATGACAACTGGGTGCTTCACAGGGACTTGAAGACCTCAAACCTGCTTCTGAATAATAGGGGCGAGTTAAAAATTTGTGATTTTGGATTAGCTCGTCAGTATGGGAGTCCATTGAAACCTTATACATCATTGGTGGTTACTCTTTGGTACAG GGCTCCTGAACTTCTTTTGGGGACAAAGCAGTATTCAACAGCTATTGACATGTGGTCCCTGGGTTGTATAATGGCTGAGCTTTTGTCCAAGGAACCATTGTTTAATGGGAGGACTGAATTTGATCAACTTAACAAG ATTTTCAGAATTCTTGGCACCCCAAATGAAACAATTTGGCCTGGGTTCTCAAAATTACCTCTAGTCAAGGCCAATTATGTCAAACATCA GCTTCAACTCTGTGTGGTTGGCTATCTGGCCTCCCCGGTGACTCACTTTTACACGAATTTCCTATTGTGTATTAACCACAGGAATGTTCCTTTCAGGTATAGTCTCCTGCGCAAAAAGTTTCCCGCAACATCATTCACTGGATCCCCAGTTCTTTCTGACTCTGGATTTGATTTGTTGAACAAGCTTCTCACTTATGACCCTGAAAAG AGGATCACCGCTGAAGATGCTCTCAACCATGAATGGTTTCGTGAAGTTCCCCTCCCCAAGTCTAAAGAATTCATGCCTACATTTCCTGCTCAACATGATAAAGAAAG GAGAATGCGAAGAATAATGAAGAGTCCACATCCGTTAGAGAAGCACCGGAAGGATTTGCAGCTGGGCGAATCAGGAACTG AAAGTTCGTGTGAAGTGGAAGAGTGCGTTCTGTCCATTTTGTTGAAGAAAATGACACTTACTTTTCACATCAAAG TATCAAAGCTAGCAGGTTGA